From Micromonospora carbonacea:
CCATCCCCGGCCCGGACGGCAAGCCGGCCCCGGCCTTCGCCGGCGGCTCGGACGTCGCCCTGTGGCAGGACAGCAAGAAGCAGGACCTCGCCTGGGACTACCTGACCGTGCTGCTGAGCAAGCAGAAGGACAAGGAGTTCGCCAGCAGCCTCGGCTTCTTCCCGGTCTACTCCGACCTCGTCGGCGGCGGCGAGTACGCCAACGACAAGATCATGGCCGCGTTCGCCACCTCGTTGCAGAACACCAGGCTGACCCCGCTCACCCCGAAGTGGGTCGAGGTCAGCCGCACCAAGACGGTGACCCAGGCTATGAACAGCTCGGTCATCAAGGGTCAGAAGACGGTCGAACAGGCCACCGCCGACGCGGCCGCCGAGATGGAAAGCATCCTCAACGCGAAGTGACCACGCTGACCCAGGCGCCGGAGACGCCCGCCGAGCGGGAGACCCCCGCGCGGCGGCGTCGCCGGGTCGACCGCCTGCCCTACCTGCTGCTCCTGCCCTGCCTGGCGATCATCGGCGTCCTGCTGCTGTGGCCGCTCGGCCAGGTCGTGGCGATGTCCTTCTTCCGGCTCGACAACGTCCGGCAACTGCGCGGCGACCGGGACTGGCCATGGGTCGGGCTCGGCAACTACGCCGAGATCCTCGGCGACCCGTTCTTCCACACCGTGCTGCGCAACACGGTGCTCTTCGCCGCGGCCAACGTCGCCCTCACGATGGTCCTCGGCACGCTGGTCGGGCTGCTGCTCAACCGGCTCGGCCGGCGGATGGCCACCTTCGTCGCGAGTTGCGTGATGCTGGCCTGGGCCACCCCGGCGCTGACCGGCACCATCGTGTGGAAGTGGCTGTTCGACGACACCTCGGGCCTGGTGACCTGGCTGTTCAACGCCCTGCCCGACGGGCTGTCGAACGCGCTGTTCGGCCGCGCCGACTGGACCGGGTACGGCTGGTTCAACTCGCCGCTGATGTTCTTCTCGATCCTCACCCTCGTGGTGGTCTGGCACTCGTTCCCATTCATCGCGGTGAGCGTGCTGGCGGGGCTCAAGAGCGTGCCGAGCGAGCTGCACGAGGCCGCCCGGGTCGACGGGGCCGGCCCGTGGAGGGTCTTCTGGAAGATCACCTTCCCGCTGCTGCGGCCCGTCTTCGGCATCCTCGTGGTGCTCTCCACGATCTGGGACTTCAAGGTGTTCACCCAGCAGTTCGTGCTGGCCGGCGGCACCCAGGACCGGCCGACGTTCATGCTGTCGATCTACTCGTACGCCGAGGCGTTCTCCCCGCCCCCCAAGTACGGCCTCGGCGCGGCGATCGCCGTCATCCTCACGCTGATCCTGCTGGTGGTTACCGGCCTCTACGTGCGGATGGTGCTCAAGCAGGAGGAGGACGCGTGAAGCGCGGCGCGGTGGTGAAGCGGATCGCCCTCAACGGGGCGGGCCTGCTGGTGGCGCTCTTCGCGGCGTTCCCCGTCTACTGGATGATCGCGACGTCGCTCAAGCCCAACCGGGAGATCTTCTCGGCCACGCCCCGGCCGGTGCCGACCGCGCCGACGCTGGAGCACTACCGGGAGATCCTCACCGGCAACCTCATCCCCGGCGTGACGTTCCTGGACTTCTTCCTCAACTCCGTGCTCGTGGCGGTGTCGACCGTGGTGCTCAGCGGCCTCGTCGCGCTGCTCGCCGCGACGGCGGTGGCCCGGTTCCGGTTCAAGCTGCGCACCAGCTTCCTGATCATGCTGCTGGTGGTGCAGATGATCCCGCTGGAGGCGCTGGTCATCCCGCTGTTCCTGATGATCCAGCGGCTGGGCCTCTACAACACGCTGCCCAGCCTCGTCCTGACGTACCTCGGGTTCTCGCTGCCGTTCGCGGTCTGGATGCTGCGCGGGTTCGTGGCCGCGGTGCCCAAGGAACTGGAGGAGGCCGCGGCGATCGACGGCGCGAGCCGCGCCCAGACCTTCCGCCGCGTCCTGTTCCCGCTGGTCGCGCCGGGCCTGGTGGCCACCAGCATCTTCTCCTTCATCACCGCCTGGAACGAGCTGATCTTCGCGCTGACCTTCGTCAACGACCAGGACCGCTACACCCTGCCGGTGGCGATGACGTTCTTCTTCGGCCGCGACGACACCGCCTGGGGGCCGGTGATGGCCGCCTCGACGCTGTTCACCCTGCCGGTGATCGTCTTCTTCCTGCTGGTGCAACGCCGGATGGTCTCCGGCCTGGTGGCGGGCGCCGTCAAGGGCTGAGGTGCAAGGAAGGGCCCCTTGTTAACGCATTCTGTCGAGAAGGGTCCCCTTCTCACACCCCGTCGGGCAGCCGGGCCGCGTCGGGCGGGGATCGGCGGGCCGCGATGCCGCCGTAGGCTGTCGCCATGACGGGCAGGCTGGTGACGGTGAACCTCGGCGCGGCGACCGAGGCGGAGTGGGCGGGCGACGCGAGCGGCCGCAGCGGCATCGACAAGCGGCCTGCGGGCGGGCCGGTGCTGCTGCGCGTCGACGGGGTGGCCGGCGACTTCATCGGCGAGCGGGCCCACCACGGCGGGCCCGACCAGACGGTCTACGCGTACGCCGAGGAGGACGCCGCGTGGTGGGCGGTCGAGCTGGGCCGCGACATCCCGCCGGGGGCCTTCGGCGAGAACCTGACGACGTACGCGGTGGACGTGACCGGCGCGGTCGTCGGCGAGCGGTGGCAGATCGGGTCGGCCCTGCTGGAGGTGACCAAGCCGCGCACGCCGTGCCGGACGTTCGCCGGGTTCTGGGGCGTGCCGGATCTGATCAAGCGGTTCACGGCGCGCGCCGCCCCCGGGGCGTACCTGCGGGTGCTGCGGGAGGGCGAGGTCGGCGCGGGCGACCCGGTGGAGGTGGTGGAGCGGCCGGAGCACGGCGTGACCGTCGGCGAGGTGTTCCGGGCGAGCACGCTCGAACCGGAGCTGCTGCCCCGGCTGCTCGACGTGCCCGAGCTGCCCGAGTCGCTGCGGCGGAAGGTCGAACGCAGGCTCGCCATGCCCGACGCCTGAGGGGCCCCGGCGGCCCCAGGGGCGCCGCGCCCGAGCGCCGATCGCCGCGCCCGCCCCGCCGCCGATCGCCGTGCCCAGGCGTTAACAAGGGCCCCCTGCTATGCGGAATGCGTTAACAGGGGGCCCTTCCTTACACCGTCAGCGGAGCCAGGGGATGCTGCGGTCGAGCAGGCCGCGCTCCTTGAGCTCCTTGCGCAGCGGGATCTCGTCGTCGATGTACCCGTTCCAGTTGATGCCCCAGTAGTTGGCGGTGTGGGTGCCCTCGCCGCAGAGCTGGCGCTGCACCGGCGTGCGGTTGGCCCACCACTCGCCGTCGGCGTCGATGTGCAGCTCGTCCAGCGGGCGGATCCACCGGTAGGTGTAGCCGACGAAGAGCATCTTGCGGGTGATGTTCGACAGGTTCGTCGACCGGGAGTGCCACTGGCGGCGGTCGAAGATGAACGCGTCGCCCGGGTTCGCGGTGATCTCCACCGTGCCCTCCGGGTCCGGGTTGTGCACCGTCAGGTCCGCCGGGCGGGGCAGCGAGTTCCACAGGTGGCTGCCCGGGATCACCTTGGTCGCGCCGCGGCCGGTCTCCGACAGGTCGGAGAGCACGTACGCCACCTTCAGCGAGAACATCGGCCGGGGCAGGTTCGGGTCCATCGTCTCCGGGTCGGAGTTCTGCCGGTAGCCGTCCTGGTGCCACCCCCAGTACGGCTTCTCCGGCTCCAGCGCCGGCGGGGTGACGTCGAGGTGGTTGTGGTGGGTGTAGATGTTCCACCCGGCCAGGCCCCACATGTACGGGAAGGCGATCGGGTGGGTCAGCAGCTGGCCGAAGAGCTCGTCGCGCTCCAGGAAGCCCAGCAGGTGCAGGGTGCCGTCCTTGGTGGTGTTGCCCTTGGCCTTCTCCTCCGCGTACACGCGGTCGACGGCCTCCTCCAGGGCGGCCCGGTGGTCCTCCGTCAGCACGTTCCGCAGCAGGAGGAAGCCCTGCTCGTGGAACTCCTTGCGGTCGGTGTCGCTGATCGGTTCGTAGCCGGTCCGGCCGTCGTAATCGAACACCGCGTAGTACCCCTCCCCATGAGGTGAAACCATTTCTGGCACAGGACGCCGATGCTACTGCGCCCCTTCGGGGGGGTGCGGAGCGCGCCCGACGGTGTGGGGGAGTGCTCGGACCGTTGGCACCCGCTTGGGTGCGGAGAGTGAGAATGGGTGTTTGTTCGGCGGCTTTCGCCGGATATGGAGGATTGTGCGGTAACCGTCGGTGTGGAGAATCGCGACCGCTCAGGCGTCGGCGAAGACCTCGGCGAGCACCTCGCCGTCGTTCGCCGTC
This genomic window contains:
- a CDS encoding carbohydrate ABC transporter permease, which encodes MTTLTQAPETPAERETPARRRRRVDRLPYLLLLPCLAIIGVLLLWPLGQVVAMSFFRLDNVRQLRGDRDWPWVGLGNYAEILGDPFFHTVLRNTVLFAAANVALTMVLGTLVGLLLNRLGRRMATFVASCVMLAWATPALTGTIVWKWLFDDTSGLVTWLFNALPDGLSNALFGRADWTGYGWFNSPLMFFSILTLVVVWHSFPFIAVSVLAGLKSVPSELHEAARVDGAGPWRVFWKITFPLLRPVFGILVVLSTIWDFKVFTQQFVLAGGTQDRPTFMLSIYSYAEAFSPPPKYGLGAAIAVILTLILLVVTGLYVRMVLKQEEDA
- a CDS encoding carbohydrate ABC transporter permease, giving the protein MVKRIALNGAGLLVALFAAFPVYWMIATSLKPNREIFSATPRPVPTAPTLEHYREILTGNLIPGVTFLDFFLNSVLVAVSTVVLSGLVALLAATAVARFRFKLRTSFLIMLLVVQMIPLEALVIPLFLMIQRLGLYNTLPSLVLTYLGFSLPFAVWMLRGFVAAVPKELEEAAAIDGASRAQTFRRVLFPLVAPGLVATSIFSFITAWNELIFALTFVNDQDRYTLPVAMTFFFGRDDTAWGPVMAASTLFTLPVIVFFLLVQRRMVSGLVAGAVKG
- a CDS encoding MOSC domain-containing protein; this translates as MTGRLVTVNLGAATEAEWAGDASGRSGIDKRPAGGPVLLRVDGVAGDFIGERAHHGGPDQTVYAYAEEDAAWWAVELGRDIPPGAFGENLTTYAVDVTGAVVGERWQIGSALLEVTKPRTPCRTFAGFWGVPDLIKRFTARAAPGAYLRVLREGEVGAGDPVEVVERPEHGVTVGEVFRASTLEPELLPRLLDVPELPESLRRKVERRLAMPDA
- a CDS encoding phytanoyl-CoA dioxygenase family protein, which translates into the protein MFDYDGRTGYEPISDTDRKEFHEQGFLLLRNVLTEDHRAALEEAVDRVYAEEKAKGNTTKDGTLHLLGFLERDELFGQLLTHPIAFPYMWGLAGWNIYTHHNHLDVTPPALEPEKPYWGWHQDGYRQNSDPETMDPNLPRPMFSLKVAYVLSDLSETGRGATKVIPGSHLWNSLPRPADLTVHNPDPEGTVEITANPGDAFIFDRRQWHSRSTNLSNITRKMLFVGYTYRWIRPLDELHIDADGEWWANRTPVQRQLCGEGTHTANYWGINWNGYIDDEIPLRKELKERGLLDRSIPWLR